The genomic DNA CCGGTCTTACAATTTATGATATGTGTAAGGCCATAGATAAAGGAATGATCATCGGAGAAATAAAGCTTGAAGAAAAACTCGGCGGTAAAAGCGGAGTCTGGAAAAGAGAAGAAAAATAACAAAATTAATTATTTAAATTTTAGTTTGCCAAATTAACGGAAAGGAGATCTTTATGTCTGAATATCAGTTTTTATTTCATAATACAAGAGGGGCGGTAAGATTTGAGGATACTCTGAAAACTAAAAATATATCCTATAAAATTATGCCTCCGCCCGTACAGCTGGAAAACTGCTGCGGGATAAGCATCAGGCTGGAATATGATGTAGTAGAGGAATTGCTATGTCCTGATGTAAGAGAGGTGTATTTATTTAAAGACGGAAAGTATGAACTATACTGTGAAAATAAGCAGTAATTAATGCTGGGAAAACAGGAGGAAAAATGTATTATATAGGTATAGATATTGGTTCAACAGCAGCTAAAACAGCAGTTTTTTATAATGGAGAATTTATACATTTTTTTTCACAGCCTACCGGCTGGAGCAGTCTGGAAACAGCAGAATCAATTCTTGAAAAACTCGGAGAGAAGGGAATCAGCAGAGAAAACAGTTTTTTTACGGCAACAGGATATGGAAGAGTTTCTGTACCTTATGCTGATAAAACCGTAACAGAGATAAGCTGTCACGGGAAAGGCGCGGATTATCTGCTGAAAAAAGACTGTACGGTTATTGATATAGGTGGACAGGATACAAAGGCTGTAAAGATAAGAAACGGTATTTTGGAAAATTTTTCAATGAATGATAAATGTTCGGCAGGAACGGGGAAATTTTTGGAAATAATGTCAAATGCAATGGGAATAAGCCTGAATGAATTGACCGACCTGGCAGTAAACGGGAGCGGAATCAAAATAAGCTCTATGTGTACAGTGTTTGCGGAATCGGAAATAATAAGCCTTATAGGAAAAGGAACAAAACGGGAGGATATTGCTTTTGGGATTATTAATTCTGTTATTGAGAAAGTAGTGCAGCTTTGTGTGAAACAGGAAAACAGTCTGTACTTTCTCACCGGCGGATTAAGCAGCAACAAATATATATTAAAAAAACTGGAGTCAGCTCTCGGACAAAAGGTAGAAACACATAAAAATGCCAAATATGCAGGAGCAATAGGAGCTGCACTTATAGGAAGAGGTACCTGAGGAAAATCTTGAAATTGGGAGAGTGAGAATTATGGAAGAAAATAAACTTCCGGAAATTTTTGAAACATTTGGAGATGCGAGAAAAAATGGATTTGTTACTGTAAAAGAATTAAAGGATAAGGGAAAAAAAGTAGTAGGGACCTTCTGTACCTATACGCCGAAAGAACTTATTTATGCTGCGGGTGCATATCCTGTAGGACTTTGTGCTACAAGTGAGGAAACAATTCCCGAAGCTGAAAAGAAGCTTCCAAAAAACTTATGTCCGCTGATAAAAGCAAGTTATGGCTTTGCAGCAACAGATAAGTGCCCTTACATGTATTTTTCAGATTTGGTTGTCGGGGAAACTACATGTGACGGCAAAAAGAAGATGTACGAGCTTTTAGGAGAAATAAAAGATGTGCATGTATTGCAGCTTCCCCAGAATCAGGATGAAAGAAGCCTGAAGCTGTGGACTGAGGAAATACACCATTTTAAAAAGGTACTTGAGGAAAAATTTGATGTAACAATAACGGAACAGGATCTGAAAGATGCTGTTAAGCTGTGTAATGACGAGAGAGAAGTAATGCAGAGATTTTACGAGCTTGGAAAACTAACGCCTCCGCCTTTAAGCGGTCTTGAAATGCATACTATTATGCATGGAACTACATTTACATTTGATAAAAACGAGCAGATAAAAAATATAAA from Sebaldella termitidis ATCC 33386 includes the following:
- a CDS encoding DUF3343 domain-containing protein — protein: MSEYQFLFHNTRGAVRFEDTLKTKNISYKIMPPPVQLENCCGISIRLEYDVVEELLCPDVREVYLFKDGKYELYCENKQ
- a CDS encoding acyl-CoA dehydratase activase, with the protein product MYYIGIDIGSTAAKTAVFYNGEFIHFFSQPTGWSSLETAESILEKLGEKGISRENSFFTATGYGRVSVPYADKTVTEISCHGKGADYLLKKDCTVIDIGGQDTKAVKIRNGILENFSMNDKCSAGTGKFLEIMSNAMGISLNELTDLAVNGSGIKISSMCTVFAESEIISLIGKGTKREDIAFGIINSVIEKVVQLCVKQENSLYFLTGGLSSNKYILKKLESALGQKVETHKNAKYAGAIGAALIGRGT
- a CDS encoding double-cubane-cluster-containing anaerobic reductase, whose protein sequence is MEENKLPEIFETFGDARKNGFVTVKELKDKGKKVVGTFCTYTPKELIYAAGAYPVGLCATSEETIPEAEKKLPKNLCPLIKASYGFAATDKCPYMYFSDLVVGETTCDGKKKMYELLGEIKDVHVLQLPQNQDERSLKLWTEEIHHFKKVLEEKFDVTITEQDLKDAVKLCNDEREVMQRFYELGKLTPPPLSGLEMHTIMHGTTFTFDKNEQIKNINEVIEKLIQKHQEGKSEVSESAKRILITGCPSGGIVEKIIKPLEESGAVVVCFENCIGIKSFDRMVNTEKDPVEAIAERYLKIPCSVMTPNKGREELLVKLIEEYKVDGVIDVILQACHTYNVETEKIREVVQGADTPYMSLETDYSLSDFGQIKTRLEAFVEML